A DNA window from Acidimicrobiia bacterium contains the following coding sequences:
- a CDS encoding sulfite exporter TauE/SafE family protein, translating to MRTTLIAALIGIVAGLTGGLFGVGGGLVAVPGLVFAFKLAQHRAHATSLAAIVATASASLLPFTLQDELDLTTAGLLLIGASVGAVFGAGLMGRVNEVTLARAFVAITVFTGVRLLMLSDVAAQAVFERGGLMSALLLILTGLLAGTVAALLGVGGGVVFVPALVVLFGFEQHLAQGTSLAAIVPTTLIASIRHARHGRVDWRLAIPVAVGGIGGGLLGAGLALEMAPELLRRLFVALLVVVSIRMVRKTRSTQA from the coding sequence TTGCGTACAACGCTCATCGCAGCACTAATCGGTATCGTGGCCGGGCTCACCGGCGGCCTATTTGGCGTGGGCGGCGGCCTCGTGGCAGTCCCCGGCCTCGTGTTCGCTTTCAAACTCGCCCAGCATCGCGCTCACGCAACCTCGCTGGCCGCCATCGTGGCCACCGCGTCCGCCTCATTGCTTCCGTTTACGCTTCAGGACGAACTCGACTTGACGACGGCAGGACTCCTTCTGATCGGGGCCAGCGTGGGTGCCGTGTTTGGTGCAGGCCTGATGGGACGCGTCAACGAAGTCACGCTGGCCAGGGCCTTCGTTGCCATCACGGTGTTCACGGGCGTGAGGCTCCTGATGCTGTCCGACGTCGCCGCACAAGCGGTATTCGAACGAGGCGGTTTGATGAGCGCACTTCTCCTCATCCTCACGGGACTCTTGGCCGGAACAGTGGCGGCGTTGCTCGGCGTCGGTGGTGGTGTCGTGTTTGTGCCTGCCCTGGTCGTGCTGTTCGGATTCGAGCAACATCTCGCCCAGGGGACCTCGCTCGCCGCCATCGTTCCGACCACGCTTATCGCCTCTATCAGGCACGCCCGGCACGGCAGAGTGGATTGGCGCCTGGCGATTCCGGTCGCAGTCGGCGGCATCGGCGGGGGTCTGCTGGGAGCCGGCCTGGCTCTGGAGATGGCCCCGGAGCTCCTGCGGCGGCTCTTCGTCGCATTGCTGGTTGTCGTCTCGATCCGCATGGTTCGCAAGACCCGCAGCACTCAGGCGTGA
- a CDS encoding metal-dependent hydrolase — MIFWHVGGTVLAFRYVFRDPNVDLRFLALGAILPDLIDKPIGTILFADTFESGQIFGHSLLFSSMLMVMVLLFTGRGVRRRRLMALAIGSLFHLVLDGMWTVKETFLWPAFGWGFPPGPEAYWGSLLERLAANPWILMQEALGIIYLVYLWRKADLGKAERRSELLTVGTIHA; from the coding sequence GTGATCTTCTGGCACGTCGGCGGGACGGTTCTCGCCTTTCGCTACGTCTTTCGTGATCCAAACGTCGATCTGCGTTTCCTGGCGCTCGGCGCGATCCTGCCCGACCTCATCGACAAACCAATTGGCACGATCCTGTTTGCAGACACGTTCGAATCGGGCCAGATCTTCGGGCATTCGCTGCTGTTCTCATCGATGCTGATGGTCATGGTGCTCCTGTTCACCGGTCGGGGAGTTCGGCGTCGGAGGCTGATGGCGCTGGCCATCGGCTCGTTGTTTCATCTGGTGCTCGACGGAATGTGGACGGTGAAAGAGACCTTTTTGTGGCCCGCCTTCGGGTGGGGATTTCCGCCGGGACCCGAAGCATATTGGGGGTCTTTGCTCGAGCGTCTCGCCGCAAATCCATGGATCCTCATGCAGGAGGCGCTCGGGATCATCTACCTGGTGTACCTGTGGCGAAAGGCGGATCTCGGAAAGGCCGAACGCCGGTCAGAACTCTTGACGGTCGGGACCATTCACGCCTGA
- a CDS encoding ribonuclease HI family protein produces MSRRFVLYTDGASRGNPGPSSIGAAIYFDGPDGLEEVASISEPIGHTTNNVAEYKAVVAGLELVGSFEPTEVLVRADSQLLVRQLGGQYRVKAPNLKPLYGEVCRLVDELPVVQFEHVRREANTRADALANEALDRL; encoded by the coding sequence ATGAGCAGGCGATTCGTTCTCTATACCGACGGTGCCTCACGAGGCAACCCAGGACCTTCCTCGATCGGAGCGGCGATCTACTTCGACGGTCCCGATGGTCTCGAAGAAGTGGCCAGTATCAGCGAACCGATCGGTCACACGACCAACAACGTCGCCGAATACAAGGCAGTTGTGGCCGGGCTCGAGCTCGTCGGTAGTTTCGAGCCAACCGAGGTTCTGGTTCGTGCCGACTCCCAACTCCTGGTCCGGCAACTCGGCGGCCAGTACCGGGTCAAGGCGCCGAATTTGAAACCGCTCTACGGCGAAGTCTGCAGGCTGGTCGACGAGCTACCGGTGGTCCAATTCGAGCATGTGCGAAGAGAGGCGAACACTCGCGCAGATGCGCTGGCCAATGAGGCGCTCGATCGGTTGTGA
- a CDS encoding Nif3-like dinuclear metal center hexameric protein: MRVQDLLSSLVPAGKAAAWDPVGVQIGDPAADVQSVAVCHEVTEAVVAAVIERPPDLLVTYHPLLFHPTTALVAGRSAAGRALRLARAGVNLAVVHTAFDVAAGGAADALAATAGIESPDGFGRIDGPDAVKVVTFVPPDYVEQVYAAMSTAGGGSIGRYSGCSFRSEGVGTFLPDEAARPAVGSHGELSRESEIRLEMVAPESRIEAVVAALAAVHPYEEPAYDIFKTRSNGGFVGRFGRRAGPIRLGALARELEQSLPATAVRVAGDMDSEVTVVAVVPGSGGDLTAAAASVCAAVIVTGDVSHHQTVQALDRGLFVIDAGHAPTERPGMRQLYAAVAGLGVTARDLTNLNTDPWGR; encoded by the coding sequence ATGCGCGTGCAAGACCTCCTTTCGTCCCTGGTACCGGCCGGCAAGGCCGCCGCCTGGGATCCGGTCGGGGTCCAGATCGGAGACCCGGCTGCGGACGTCCAAAGTGTGGCCGTTTGCCACGAGGTCACGGAAGCTGTCGTTGCGGCGGTTATTGAGCGCCCTCCCGATCTGCTCGTCACCTATCACCCGTTGCTATTTCATCCGACGACGGCGCTGGTCGCCGGTCGATCAGCCGCCGGCCGGGCACTCCGACTGGCGCGAGCCGGGGTCAACCTGGCCGTCGTGCACACAGCATTCGACGTTGCGGCCGGAGGTGCTGCCGATGCCCTTGCCGCCACGGCCGGAATCGAGTCACCGGACGGGTTCGGCCGAATCGACGGACCGGACGCCGTCAAGGTCGTAACGTTCGTTCCGCCCGATTACGTCGAGCAGGTGTATGCGGCAATGTCGACCGCCGGAGGTGGCTCCATCGGACGCTACTCAGGATGCTCGTTCCGGAGCGAAGGCGTTGGCACCTTCTTGCCAGACGAAGCGGCCCGTCCCGCGGTCGGTTCGCACGGAGAACTCAGTCGTGAGTCCGAGATCCGGCTCGAGATGGTCGCCCCTGAATCCCGCATTGAGGCAGTGGTAGCAGCGCTGGCTGCCGTTCATCCCTACGAGGAACCAGCGTATGACATCTTCAAGACTCGCTCCAATGGGGGCTTCGTTGGCCGCTTCGGGCGGCGGGCCGGGCCCATTCGGCTGGGAGCGTTGGCACGGGAGCTAGAACAGAGCCTGCCGGCGACGGCCGTCCGCGTGGCCGGCGACATGGACTCCGAGGTTACGGTGGTAGCCGTCGTCCCGGGATCGGGAGGCGACCTCACCGCCGCCGCAGCATCAGTCTGCGCGGCGGTCATCGTGACCGGCGATGTGAGTCACCACCAGACCGTCCAGGCGCTCGATCGGGGTCTCTTCGTCATCGATGCCGGACATGCCCCGACCGAGCGTCCAGGCATGCGACAGCTGTACGCTGCAGTAGCCGGACTCGGAGTAACGGCGCGCGATCTCACGAATCTGAACACCGACCCATGGGGACGTTGA
- a CDS encoding MgtC/SapB family protein — protein MDSTGAMIMAFVVAAGLGAVVGLERQTSHRSDPDDYAGARTFALYAALGALGGFAADEYGPLAWLFWASAALALVIASYVFAFRETGDWGTTTEAAAIVTFGVGALVWADRVVVAVALVVGTIALLRAKDPIHALGRRFSDEDVRAAVQFGVISAIILPLLPDESYGPLAAFNPREIWLMVVLVSAVGLAGYIGLRVKGSGGLVFTGLVGGLISSTAVTLGFSRMSRRHPELRHSLEAGILGASGLMYFRVLALALVVAPALAEVLAVPLVGLGVVVLAAGAVAWIRANRGTPPGDAFELRNPLSLPVALQFGALYAAVVFVAKLLLDQFSAAALNVVGALSGINDVDAINLSMANLVNDGLSATDGARAVLIAVAVNTAVKAMMVAGIGDRKQLRAVVAVLSLAAAAAVLAWSVV, from the coding sequence GTGGACAGCACGGGCGCAATGATCATGGCCTTCGTCGTGGCGGCAGGCCTCGGCGCCGTGGTCGGACTCGAACGGCAGACGTCGCACCGGAGTGATCCCGACGACTATGCCGGTGCTCGTACGTTCGCCCTCTACGCCGCGCTAGGGGCGCTTGGTGGATTCGCGGCCGACGAGTACGGCCCCCTTGCCTGGCTGTTCTGGGCCTCGGCGGCGCTAGCCCTGGTGATCGCCTCGTATGTGTTCGCGTTTCGCGAGACGGGCGACTGGGGGACGACCACCGAAGCTGCGGCGATCGTCACGTTTGGCGTCGGTGCGCTGGTCTGGGCCGATCGAGTGGTGGTTGCCGTGGCCCTGGTGGTTGGAACAATCGCTTTGCTTCGAGCCAAGGACCCCATCCACGCGCTCGGTCGGAGGTTCTCGGACGAAGATGTGAGAGCGGCGGTTCAGTTCGGAGTGATCTCGGCAATCATCCTTCCGCTTTTGCCGGATGAGTCATACGGTCCGTTGGCCGCCTTCAACCCGCGTGAGATATGGCTGATGGTCGTGCTCGTCTCGGCGGTTGGGCTCGCCGGGTACATAGGACTTCGGGTCAAGGGGAGTGGAGGTCTCGTGTTCACCGGCCTGGTCGGGGGACTCATCTCATCAACCGCAGTCACTCTCGGGTTTTCCCGGATGTCTCGCCGGCATCCCGAACTCCGCCACTCGCTGGAAGCGGGCATCCTCGGCGCGTCGGGTCTCATGTACTTCCGTGTCCTGGCACTCGCTCTCGTGGTTGCTCCGGCGCTGGCGGAAGTGTTGGCTGTGCCGCTGGTCGGTCTGGGCGTCGTTGTCCTGGCCGCCGGGGCAGTGGCATGGATCAGGGCCAACCGGGGGACGCCGCCGGGAGATGCCTTCGAGTTGCGGAACCCGCTCTCGCTCCCCGTTGCCCTTCAGTTCGGCGCGCTCTACGCGGCGGTGGTGTTCGTCGCCAAATTGCTTCTCGACCAGTTTTCGGCCGCCGCGCTCAACGTGGTGGGAGCCCTGTCTGGGATAAACGACGTCGACGCCATCAACCTATCCATGGCCAATCTCGTGAATGACGGATTGAGCGCCACCGACGGCGCCCGCGCGGTTCTGATCGCAGTCGCCGTGAATACAGCCGTCAAGGCAATGATGGTGGCCGGAATCGGGGATCGTAAGCAGCTCAGAGCAGTCGTCGCCGTGCTCAGCCTGGCTGCCGCGGCGGCTGTTCTTGCCTGGTCGGTGGTGTAG
- a CDS encoding Flp family type IVb pilin gives MSRLTRSEEATALVEYGLMIGLIALVGVVSLAMFGDALIVLFSEIGVGNGSVWRGSIH, from the coding sequence TTGTCTCGACTCACCCGCTCCGAAGAGGCGACCGCGCTGGTGGAGTACGGACTGATGATCGGCTTGATCGCACTCGTCGGCGTGGTATCACTGGCGATGTTTGGGGATGCCCTCATAGTGCTCTTCTCGGAAATCGGAGTCGGGAACGGCAGCGTATGGCGAGGTTCTATCCACTAG
- a CDS encoding sigma-70 family RNA polymerase sigma factor encodes MAQPTSRRKTSETDAREDAVRQYLDEIGKYQLLSADDEVDLAKRIERGNRATDALLQPELNATERAKLQILAKRGVEARRQFINSNLRLVVSIAKRYAKTDLPFLDLIQEGNLGLIRAVEKFEYRKGFKFSTYATWWIRQAITRAIADKGRTIRVPVHMMDTIGQVRTTENHLFKMLGRIPTAEEIAEESGLTPDRVREAQKVAPEPVSLFEPVGEDDAVLGDFIEDLDATTPFDLVAAGFGRADLERVLGKLNDRERTVLSMRYGLDSGIPQTLDEVGKHFGLTRERIRQIEAKALAKLRHPSAPGSLRHLLAR; translated from the coding sequence ATGGCTCAACCCACCTCACGACGGAAGACATCCGAAACCGACGCCCGCGAGGATGCCGTCCGGCAATACCTCGACGAGATCGGCAAATACCAGCTGCTCAGCGCCGATGATGAAGTCGATCTGGCCAAGCGGATCGAGCGTGGGAACCGAGCCACCGATGCCCTTCTGCAACCCGAACTGAACGCGACGGAGCGAGCAAAACTCCAGATCCTCGCCAAACGGGGAGTGGAGGCCAGACGTCAGTTCATCAACTCCAACCTGCGCCTCGTCGTTTCGATTGCCAAGCGATACGCCAAGACCGATCTGCCGTTTCTCGACCTCATCCAGGAAGGAAACCTGGGCTTGATCCGCGCAGTGGAGAAATTCGAGTACCGCAAGGGCTTCAAGTTCTCGACCTACGCAACCTGGTGGATCCGCCAGGCCATCACACGGGCGATCGCCGACAAGGGCAGAACCATCAGGGTGCCGGTGCACATGATGGACACGATCGGCCAGGTGCGTACCACGGAGAATCACCTGTTCAAGATGCTGGGCCGAATTCCCACCGCCGAGGAGATCGCCGAGGAGTCGGGCCTGACCCCCGACCGGGTGCGCGAGGCACAGAAAGTCGCTCCCGAACCTGTCTCCCTTTTTGAGCCGGTCGGCGAGGACGACGCAGTGCTGGGTGACTTCATTGAAGATCTCGACGCAACCACTCCCTTCGACCTGGTAGCGGCCGGGTTTGGTCGCGCCGATCTCGAGCGAGTGTTGGGGAAGCTGAACGACCGCGAGCGCACCGTTCTTTCGATGCGCTACGGACTGGACTCCGGGATCCCCCAGACTCTCGACGAAGTCGGCAAGCACTTCGGACTCACCCGTGAGCGAATCCGCCAGATCGAGGCGAAGGCGCTCGCCAAGCTGCGCCATCCCTCCGCTCCCGGCAGCCTCCGCCACCTGCTCGCTCGCTGA
- a CDS encoding WhiB family transcriptional regulator: MNEIYERGLCVDGGQQDLFFSERPDELNAAQAICFRCTVRIECLEAALENNEDWGVWGGVIFWDGEPFYRKRTRGRPRKADVELPLEATRNDLWELVRPA, translated from the coding sequence ATGAACGAGATTTACGAACGAGGGTTATGCGTCGATGGGGGACAACAGGATCTGTTCTTCAGCGAGCGGCCGGACGAATTGAATGCGGCACAAGCCATATGCTTCCGATGTACGGTGCGCATCGAGTGCTTAGAAGCCGCCCTGGAAAACAACGAGGACTGGGGCGTCTGGGGCGGCGTCATCTTCTGGGACGGTGAGCCGTTCTATCGGAAGCGGACCAGAGGACGGCCCCGCAAAGCCGATGTCGAGCTGCCACTCGAAGCGACTCGAAACGATTTGTGGGAGCTGGTCCGGCCCGCATGA
- a CDS encoding DUF4870 domain-containing protein: MATCTNCKAELTEGYDFCLACGMPVPTDVAVPDLDDGAQPEVLPPLPPQGATATPEPPPFIPPPPPAGQDAPAVFAAGAMPTSEERTWTIAAHISAFVSLVGIPPVIGPLVVWLMKKDSSPTIDAHGKEAVNFNLSFLLYGIVAFLLLFVRIGFILLPVVAIAWFVLVIVGTMKASNGEFYRYPVTIRFIK, translated from the coding sequence ATGGCAACCTGCACGAACTGCAAAGCCGAACTCACCGAGGGATACGACTTCTGCCTGGCCTGCGGCATGCCGGTTCCGACCGATGTCGCGGTCCCGGATCTAGATGACGGCGCCCAACCCGAGGTACTTCCCCCGCTCCCGCCGCAAGGCGCAACCGCCACCCCCGAACCTCCCCCGTTCATCCCTCCCCCGCCACCGGCAGGTCAGGACGCCCCTGCCGTCTTCGCAGCCGGCGCCATGCCGACGAGCGAAGAGCGCACCTGGACGATCGCCGCCCACATCTCGGCGTTCGTTTCATTGGTCGGTATCCCGCCGGTTATCGGACCACTCGTGGTCTGGTTGATGAAGAAGGACTCGTCACCGACGATCGATGCCCATGGGAAAGAGGCGGTGAACTTCAACCTCTCGTTCCTGCTGTATGGGATCGTGGCGTTCTTGCTGCTCTTTGTACGGATCGGATTCATCCTGCTACCGGTCGTTGCCATCGCCTGGTTCGTCCTGGTGATCGTGGGCACCATGAAAGCTTCGAACGGCGAGTTCTACCGGTACCCGGTGACGATCCGCTTCATCAAGTAG
- a CDS encoding GMC family oxidoreductase, which yields MAHDYDVLIIGSGFGGSVSAMRLTEKGYRVGVLEAGKRWTAATLPKTNWDARRFYWFPRLGLRGIQRISLLKDVMILSGAGVGGGSLVWANVCYRPHEAFYSDPQWGAVTDWKDELAPFYDQAERMLGVEENPTETNADRVMKEVAAHFGVEDTFQPTPVAVYFGEKNVEVPDPYFGGEGPSRTGCKQCGGCMVGCRFHAKNTLPSNYLYMAEAHGADIHPQHQVTNVVPIEGGGYLVSTEKPGAWFNKRPKKYTATHVVFSAGALGTSKLLLRLKEGSLPGLSDRLGYQFRTNSEAILGASASDSMVDYSEGVAITSSIHPEPHTHVEPVRYPVGSNSMGLLTTILVDGGGRVPRWLRFLGAAATSPLKLIRAMNLRHWSERTVILLVMQSLDNSLRLFRKNGRFTTAPDQGRPTPTYIPIANEAARVAAEAMGGEPGSSLNEALLDIPLTAHILGGAPVGATAAEGVIDPYHRVFGYEGLHVVDGAAIGANLGVNPSLSITAMAERAVALWPNKGDVDSRPELGQPYERIEPVTPAAPIVPGSAAGAIRWAESAT from the coding sequence ATGGCTCACGATTACGACGTCTTGATCATCGGGAGTGGGTTCGGCGGCAGTGTCTCCGCCATGCGCCTCACCGAGAAGGGCTACCGGGTCGGCGTGCTCGAGGCAGGGAAGCGATGGACCGCCGCCACGCTCCCGAAGACCAACTGGGACGCCCGGCGCTTCTACTGGTTCCCGAGACTCGGCTTGCGGGGTATTCAACGGATTTCTCTGCTCAAGGATGTGATGATTCTCTCCGGCGCAGGGGTCGGCGGGGGATCGCTGGTGTGGGCCAATGTCTGCTACCGCCCGCATGAAGCGTTCTATTCGGATCCCCAATGGGGCGCGGTTACGGATTGGAAAGACGAGCTGGCGCCGTTCTACGACCAGGCGGAGCGGATGCTTGGTGTCGAGGAAAACCCGACGGAAACCAACGCCGATCGAGTTATGAAAGAAGTGGCCGCCCACTTCGGAGTCGAGGATACGTTTCAGCCGACGCCGGTCGCCGTCTACTTCGGCGAGAAGAACGTCGAGGTGCCCGACCCGTATTTCGGTGGTGAGGGTCCCAGTCGCACCGGGTGCAAGCAGTGCGGTGGATGCATGGTCGGGTGTCGTTTTCACGCAAAGAACACACTCCCGAGCAACTACCTGTATATGGCCGAAGCACACGGGGCGGACATTCATCCGCAGCATCAAGTGACAAACGTTGTTCCGATAGAGGGCGGCGGATACCTGGTTTCGACTGAAAAGCCCGGTGCCTGGTTCAACAAGAGACCGAAGAAGTACACCGCCACCCATGTCGTGTTTTCTGCGGGAGCCCTTGGGACCTCGAAGTTGCTGCTCAGGTTGAAGGAGGGCTCGCTCCCTGGACTCTCCGACCGGCTTGGCTACCAGTTCCGGACCAACAGCGAGGCGATTCTGGGAGCATCTGCGTCCGACTCGATGGTCGACTATAGCGAGGGCGTGGCGATCACGTCCTCGATTCACCCGGAACCACACACACATGTCGAACCGGTGCGATATCCGGTTGGGAGCAACTCGATGGGTCTTCTGACCACGATTCTGGTTGATGGCGGAGGAAGGGTGCCGCGCTGGTTACGATTCCTGGGAGCCGCGGCCACCAGCCCTCTCAAGCTGATTCGGGCGATGAACCTGCGTCATTGGTCGGAGCGGACGGTGATCCTCCTGGTCATGCAAAGCCTGGACAACAGCCTGCGCCTCTTCCGAAAGAACGGCCGTTTCACGACAGCTCCGGACCAGGGTCGGCCGACTCCGACCTACATCCCCATCGCCAACGAAGCGGCGAGGGTGGCAGCCGAGGCGATGGGCGGAGAACCGGGCAGCAGCCTCAATGAAGCCCTATTAGACATACCTTTGACGGCTCACATCCTGGGCGGAGCGCCCGTTGGAGCGACGGCGGCGGAGGGTGTGATAGATCCCTACCACCGGGTGTTCGGTTATGAGGGCCTGCACGTCGTCGATGGAGCAGCTATCGGCGCCAACCTCGGCGTGAATCCATCCCTCTCGATTACCGCCATGGCGGAACGCGCAGTGGCGCTTTGGCCCAACAAGGGCGATGTCGACTCCCGGCCCGAACTCGGCCAACCTTACGAAAGGATCGAACCGGTTACGCCCGCCGCGCCGATCGTTCCCGGGTCGGCCGCAGGCGCCATTCGGTGGGCGGAGTCGGCTACTTGA
- a CDS encoding adenosine deaminase → MSEFVRELPKAELHLHIEGTLEPSMLLSLSARNHVPLRYSSVDEIEEAFQFTNLQSFLDVYYEAARTLLTRRDFFDLTSAYLERAAADGVVHAEIFFDPQTHTERGVPLDAVIGGIADALAAGRAELGLSSGLILCFLRHLPAGRAMDTLEAALPFREQLLGVGLDSSEVGNPPGAFAGVFAAARDEGLRLVAHAGEEGPPEYVWEALDVLGAERIDHGNRALEDPELVARLVTEQVPLTVCPYSNVKLAVVDRLEDHPLRRMIDLGLNVSINSDDPSYFGGYIGDNYEGTKAALRFSDDEMAEIARNSLLASFVPDDEKQALIADLDEFLSHRP, encoded by the coding sequence GTGAGTGAGTTCGTGAGAGAACTGCCCAAGGCCGAGTTGCATCTTCACATCGAAGGGACTCTCGAGCCGTCGATGCTGCTTTCGTTGTCGGCGAGGAACCATGTGCCGCTCCGCTACTCGAGCGTTGACGAGATCGAGGAAGCGTTTCAATTCACGAACCTCCAGTCGTTTCTGGACGTCTACTACGAAGCGGCCAGGACCTTGCTCACCCGCCGGGACTTCTTCGATCTCACCTCCGCCTATCTCGAGCGGGCCGCGGCCGACGGCGTCGTGCACGCGGAGATCTTCTTCGATCCGCAAACCCACACCGAGCGGGGCGTGCCTCTGGATGCCGTCATCGGCGGGATTGCCGACGCGCTGGCGGCCGGCCGTGCCGAGCTCGGATTGTCTTCCGGCCTCATCCTGTGTTTCCTTCGTCACCTGCCTGCCGGACGGGCGATGGACACACTCGAAGCCGCACTGCCGTTCAGGGAGCAGCTGCTGGGTGTTGGGCTCGACTCTTCAGAAGTCGGCAATCCGCCCGGTGCTTTCGCCGGCGTTTTCGCGGCTGCCCGGGATGAGGGCCTCCGGCTCGTTGCCCACGCAGGCGAAGAGGGTCCCCCCGAGTACGTGTGGGAGGCGCTCGACGTGCTGGGAGCGGAGCGTATCGACCACGGCAATCGGGCACTCGAAGACCCTGAGCTGGTCGCACGTCTGGTTACAGAGCAGGTTCCACTCACCGTCTGTCCCTACTCGAACGTGAAGCTGGCGGTGGTGGATCGCCTCGAGGATCATCCCCTCAGGAGGATGATCGATCTCGGGCTCAATGTGTCGATCAATAGTGACGATCCGTCGTACTTCGGTGGCTACATCGGAGACAACTATGAAGGAACGAAGGCTGCGCTGCGATTCAGCGACGACGAGATGGCCGAAATTGCCCGCAACTCGCTCCTTGCGTCGTTTGTGCCGGACGACGAGAAGCAGGCACTGATCGCCGACCTCGATGAGTTCCTGAGCCATCGCCCCTGA
- a CDS encoding 8-oxoguanine deaminase produces MSTLLVRNASVLVTMDEQRREIPDGGLFARDGWIELVGPTDELPSTADEVLDARHHVVLPGLVNTHHHLYQTLTRAVPAAQDAGLFDWLKTLYPIWARMTAADIFVSAQIGLAELALSGCTTAFDHLYLFPNDARLDDEIEAAETVGIRLHASRGSMSLGESKGGLPPDSVVETEDAILTDTRRLIETYHDPAPGSMVRIVVAPCSPFSVTTAGMRESADLARQYGVHLHTHLAETVDEEQFCLTAFGLPPLAYAESVGWVGTDVWFAHGVHIDRPGVEWMASTGTGVAHCPSSNMRLASGIAPARSYLEAGVRIGLGVDGSASNDGSHLLAEARQALLLSRLAASPTLGGGPLLPARSALEMATKGGAAVLGRDDIGELETGKAADVIAFDLSRLGYAGSLHDPVAALVLCQPQTVDFSFVHGRRIVDGGRLTTLELEPAIGRHNTASRRIVNDG; encoded by the coding sequence ATGAGCACGCTCCTCGTTCGCAATGCTTCCGTTCTGGTGACCATGGATGAACAACGCAGGGAGATCCCCGATGGCGGCCTCTTTGCCAGAGATGGGTGGATTGAACTTGTCGGACCGACGGACGAACTCCCATCCACAGCGGATGAGGTTCTCGATGCCCGCCATCATGTTGTCCTCCCGGGTCTGGTCAACACCCATCACCACTTGTATCAAACACTCACCAGGGCAGTACCGGCTGCTCAGGATGCCGGCCTGTTCGACTGGCTGAAGACTCTGTATCCGATTTGGGCTCGCATGACGGCCGCGGATATCTTCGTGTCTGCACAGATAGGGCTTGCGGAGTTGGCGCTCTCCGGGTGCACAACCGCCTTCGACCATCTCTACTTGTTCCCGAACGACGCCCGCCTCGACGATGAGATCGAAGCTGCGGAAACTGTCGGTATCCGCCTCCATGCCTCACGCGGCTCGATGAGTCTGGGAGAGAGCAAGGGCGGGCTTCCACCCGATTCTGTTGTTGAAACCGAGGACGCCATCCTCACAGACACCCGGCGGTTGATCGAGACCTACCACGATCCGGCTCCCGGCTCGATGGTGCGCATCGTGGTGGCTCCCTGCTCGCCGTTCTCGGTCACAACCGCCGGGATGCGGGAGTCGGCCGACCTGGCCCGTCAATACGGGGTGCACCTGCACACACACCTGGCAGAGACGGTCGACGAGGAGCAGTTCTGCCTGACCGCGTTCGGTTTGCCGCCGCTGGCATACGCGGAGAGCGTTGGGTGGGTAGGCACAGATGTGTGGTTCGCCCATGGGGTGCATATCGACCGACCCGGTGTCGAGTGGATGGCTTCAACTGGAACCGGAGTTGCCCACTGCCCGAGCTCCAATATGCGGCTCGCATCCGGTATCGCCCCTGCCCGGTCCTATCTAGAGGCAGGCGTGCGCATCGGGCTCGGTGTCGATGGTTCGGCATCGAATGACGGATCACACCTACTGGCCGAGGCGCGCCAGGCATTGCTTCTGAGTCGCCTGGCAGCTTCTCCGACCCTCGGAGGAGGGCCGCTTCTGCCTGCGCGGAGTGCCCTCGAGATGGCGACGAAGGGTGGAGCGGCGGTACTGGGCCGTGACGACATCGGCGAGCTGGAGACCGGCAAGGCGGCAGACGTGATCGCCTTTGATCTGAGTCGATTGGGCTACGCAGGGTCCCTCCACGATCCCGTCGCCGCCCTCGTGCTTTGCCAGCCTCAGACGGTTGACTTCTCCTTCGTGCACGGCCGGAGAATCGTCGATGGCGGGCGTCTGACGACCCTGGAATTAGAGCCGGCTATCGGGCGCCACAACACTGCATCCAGACGAATCGTGAACGACGGGTAG